Part of the Planctomycetia bacterium genome, AGGGTCCCATTTGGAGAATCGGAATACGTTCCATAGCGGTTCTCCCTTACGATTGGCCTGCGGGAGAACCGGCGACACGCGTCTTCTTCACTACGGTCAATTGAGCGCGATCCAACGCGCTCGCAAACGCATCGCGCAACGACGCTTTCGTGGAGACGGTATTGAGATCGATCCCGAGATGCACGATCGTCTGCGCGATCTGGGGACGAATGCCGCTGATGATGCACTCGGCACCCATCAAGCGTGCGGCGGTCACTGTTTTCAAAAGGTGTTGCGCCGTGAGCGTATCGACGGTCGGAACACCCGTGATGTCGATGATCGCGATCGCCGAGCCGGTTTCGACGATCTTATTCAAAAGCGATTCCATGACCGTTTGGCTACGCTCGCTGTCGAGAGTACCGATGATAGGCAGTGCAAGGATACCGTCCCACAATGAAACTACCGGCGTCGAAAGCTCGAGCATGTCTTGCTGTTGTCGGTTGATGATCGACTCGCGTACTTTTTGATAGCTCTCCGCGGTGAATAAGCCGAGCAAGTCGAGGAGATGGTTGAATGTGAGGGCATCATCGAGAGCCCGCTCCGTTTCTTTCCCACCTGCTTTGCGTAAGCGGCTCGTCACAGGACCTTTTAAGGAGAAAATGAAAAGCGCCGTTTCCGTGGGGGTAAAGCCACGCTTGGCGCGATCTTCCGAAAGGCTCATTAAGAACTGTCGGGTATCGGCCCAGGAATCGCCATGAATGTCGTCGATGCTCCCGGTTTGAACGCCGTGAACGAGTAATCGCAGGAAATCACGGCTTTGGTTTTTCAGCTCGCTTTCGGCAATCAGGTCTCGACGGATCGACTTGAGTTGTTCGCCGATCCATTCATTGAGAAGTTCGGATTGGTTTTGATCGAGAAATTCCGCAAGACGCGAGGTGTTCTTCGGCCCCATGGTTCAGAGTTCCCTAAATGGATTCGATGGGTGAGGAGCCCAATATAGCGAAAGCGTCGGCCGTCGATAGCGACCGACGCTTTCAGATTAATCGTTGCGGCAATCGGCGACTCTCTTCAAGGACACGAAAAAGGAACGGCCGGGACGTCTCTCAAATCCCGACCGTTCCGCTTTTAGCATGCGAGTGTAATCATCTCCGCTCGAATGAAGCCCCATGTTAAGGAGTCGTAGGGTTCGCCTGGTTGACGCTGTCGTACACACCATTGAGTTGCGTACGTAGCCCTTCAAATCGTGCCCTATCTGCGGCGGAAGCACCAGTTCCGGCATTGTCGAATTGCGAACGCAACGCGTTGAGCTGGAAGCGAACCCGATCGTTTCTCAGTCGCGCATCGGCCGGAGTTTCGTTGGTAGGAGCCGTGAGATCGCTCCGAAGCGAGCCGAGGCTATCGTTGAAGCGCGAGAGCTGCGTTCGCGTCTCGCCGGTCGCACCGTTCATCGCAGTACGAAGATCGCCCGTGAAGCGCTCAAAGCTTTGCGATGCGGTATTTGGAACTCCATTCACCGGGTTTGATTTGGTGGAATTCGTACCGACGCTAATATTCCCGACTGCACCGTTAGCAGTAGCATTAACACCCCCCGCATTGGCTCCATTCGTTGTGCCATTACCAGCAGATCCATTGGTGGCTGTTCCTGTCGGGTTCGTTCCACCGGCGGTCGCTCCGATCCCCGTGGAAACTCCCGTCGAGGTCGTTGTGCCGGAGCCGATCGCACCGCTGCTCCCGGACGTGATGCCGTTGGCGGCTGGAGGTATGGCCGTCGGGCTCGTCCCGTTGGTGTTGTTCGTGCCGTCGGCATTGAAGTTCGAGCCTGTGTTCCCGATTCCGGTCGAAACTCCGGTATCGGTTCGCGTTCCGCCGAGTTGCGGAACACTGAAGTTCGGGTTTGCTTGCCCTGCCGAGCCGTTGCGACCTTGAGTCCCATTTTGCATATTTGCATTGGTCCCGGCACCGGTCGTGCCCGTGATCGCAGCGTTACCGTTAACGGCTCCACCCAGATTCGAGCCGCTGTTCGCTGCGGGCGAACCACTTCCATTGGCACCGTTCGCACCGGCACCACCGTTGGAGTTGGAGAACGCAGCGCGTCCACTGGAGAGATCGACGTGGATCGTATGTACTTGGCCGTTGCGGCGAATGCCGATCGTCGATAATCCACCGACCCCAGCCGTGTTCTGCAAACCGTTGATGAGATCGGTCTGCGAACCGATAGGGTTACCGTTTAAGGAGAAAATTTGATCCCCCATCGTCAGGCCTGCCTTTTGAGCGACGGCTCCTTGATTGAGCGTCGTGATCGTCAGGCCGTTACCGGTGGAGTCGTCAACGGTGATACCGAGTTGCCCTCTTTGCAGAGTGGTGTTCATCGCTTGGACGGCATCAGCAGGATTTCCTCCCTGCCCTGCATTCGTTGTTCCCACAGTACCATTCGCATTCACGGCTCCATTCGGACCGACCGTGCCTACTCCGTTGACTCCTACTCCATTACTCCCTACTACTCCGTTAACACCGAAGCCATTCACACCGCCGACTGCTCCCTGCACTACATTATTCTGCCCTGTGGCATTTCCAGCCGCTCCCGGAATGGCGCTATTGGTTCGGACGCCGTTAGCCCCGTTTTGAAACGTGTTGGTGCCGTTGCCGCCGGCGTTGGTTCCCAGTCCGGTGCGATTCCCGTTGGGTCCGAAGGTGCGCGTGTTGGTGGCTCCGTTTACGGAACCGTTGGCCGTGCCATTGACGTTCGCGGCACCATTGTTGTTCGCACTACCATTCACGGCACCATTGACTTGCCCCTGCCCGCCGGGAGCATTGATGCCGATGCCGCCGGAACGGCTATTTGTGTTGCCGATTCCGCCGACTCCGCTTCCCGTGACGTTCGTGGAATTGGTCCCTAGGCCCGTGCCTGTCGTGTTTCCATTCGCAGTGCCGTTAACGCTTCCATTCACGCCTGTACCGCCCGCTCCGGCCCCGACTCCCAACGTGCCGCCGGTAGTCGATTGTCCTGAGGGAACAAGCCCATTCGGTCCGACGCTATTGATGCCATTCGGTGTTTGCACTGCGCTCGGCTGAGCAGTCGCGCCGACTCCGCCGACCGCTGCACCAGTACCGGCCCCCGCTCCCGCCGCGCCTCCGCCGGAGGCTCCAACTGCCGCAACTCCGCCTCCCCCCGCGCCAGCGCCACCACCTCCCGATTGGGCGAGTGCCGTTGTGCCGCCGACTAGTGCGACCATAAGGCCCGTCGCCAAAGTACGTCGAATGTCGCCTCGGAAGAGTTCGGTTCGCAATTGCCGAAGTGAATAAACTCGCATGACTAATACTCCGTCCGTTGGAACAACGGGATGATTATTTTGGCTCGACGCATCAACCGATAAGATTGGGCGCTCATGGAGCGCAGAGACTTCCGCAAAGAGGGAGATAGCAAAGGTTGTGCCGCCTTCGCTCATCCCGACCCACGAGGGGAGGAATGCCGGCTGAAACCAAGCTCACCGACACCTCGCATTGCAATCGTCGGATTGAGTGAGTTAAGGCGTTAAATTGCGT contains:
- a CDS encoding STAS domain-containing protein produces the protein MGPKNTSRLAEFLDQNQSELLNEWIGEQLKSIRRDLIAESELKNQSRDFLRLLVHGVQTGSIDDIHGDSWADTRQFLMSLSEDRAKRGFTPTETALFIFSLKGPVTSRLRKAGGKETERALDDALTFNHLLDLLGLFTAESYQKVRESIINRQQQDMLELSTPVVSLWDGILALPIIGTLDSERSQTVMESLLNKIVETGSAIAIIDITGVPTVDTLTAQHLLKTVTAARLMGAECIISGIRPQIAQTIVHLGIDLNTVSTKASLRDAFASALDRAQLTVVKKTRVAGSPAGQS
- a CDS encoding PDZ domain-containing protein, producing the protein MNGSANNNGAANVNGTANGSVNGATNTRTFGPNGNRTGLGTNAGGNGTNTFQNGANGVRTNSAIPGAAGNATGQNNVVQGAVGGVNGFGVNGVVGSNGVGVNGVGTVGPNGAVNANGTVGTTNAGQGGNPADAVQAMNTTLQRGQLGITVDDSTGNGLTITTLNQGAVAQKAGLTMGDQIFSLNGNPIGSQTDLINGLQNTAGVGGLSTIGIRRNGQVHTIHVDLSSGRAAFSNSNGGAGANGANGSGSPAANSGSNLGGAVNGNAAITGTTGAGTNANMQNGTQGRNGSAGQANPNFSVPQLGGTRTDTGVSTGIGNTGSNFNADGTNNTNGTSPTAIPPAANGITSGSSGAIGSGTTTSTGVSTGIGATAGGTNPTGTATNGSAGNGTTNGANAGGVNATANGAVGNISVGTNSTKSNPVNGVPNTASQSFERFTGDLRTAMNGATGETRTQLSRFNDSLGSLRSDLTAPTNETPADARLRNDRVRFQLNALRSQFDNAGTGASAADRARFEGLRTQLNGVYDSVNQANPTTP